ACTAATGGATTGTGACAAAGAATCTTGCAAATGTACAATGTTAATTAAAGGTAAAGCTTTAAAATGAGGTTCAACATGATTAATACAGAAAATACCCGCTTGTCTTGTTCTCATAAATAAGTTCAGTCGCAACAGTTACAGTGAGTGAAAGGGAGCACGAGCAGACAAAGTTTACAATGGTTTTGGAAAGAAGAGGTGTGCATCTTTCCAATagcagtaaaataaaacaagggtGCTCTTAATTATGCATTGTCTTCAAGGTGGAATGAAAAGATCTGGAATGCCAAACACCTGGGTACCTTattgttgtgtaaaaaaaagtgttttgagtTTAAAGACTAAGCTGCAGAACCCAAAGCCAAGGAATTTCATGCTATTGTGGCATAAATGCCAAGATTTAGCTAGAAACAAGTCCCAGTTGTAAATACTTTTGCTTTAATGGCAAAGCGGAAAAATAGATTGAAAAGAAGGTGGGGCACATAATTCTCTTTTGAACACAAATCCCATCCATAGAGAAGGCAGATCAAACTCGGCCAAGCATTTGTGGGTCAGacctaacaaaaaaacaattaattagtGGTGTTATTGAGgattaaaataaattgaagaaaaatgcatcaacatatgcacaaaaactAATCCTCTGCACTAGCTTTTCAAATTTGTGGCAAAAGAAAGGTGTTTAGGAACTGTACAAACACAACACTTGAGCTTAGACATCAAATGAAAGTTTGGAAGAAAACATATTCATGTCTCttttgaatataaaaaaaagtctttGAAGTCCTTTTTGTCTTTGCTTTTCTTCTCGCAATAACTGCTTGAACTACTTTCATCATTACTGATAAAACATCTTTGCCTCCTTGATTTCTAAGTCATTGTGATATTCTaaatattgtatattttgcAGGTACTGAACAACCAGCTGATATTGAACAACCAGTGGTTAGTGAACAAGAAGATAGTGAACCACCAATAGTTATGGAACATTCAGTAGATAAACAAAGTGAGTAGAAATCAAAGATGCAAGAAAGTCAGTGTTAACGACATCATGTTTATAAAACAGCATCTTTCTCGTTGTGGTGTACACAATCCAGTAGGGCACACCAAACTCATCCAAAAAGTAGGAAAACCAAACTCCGTCAAGCACTGGTGAATCAGTTGTAATAAAAACCAATCGATAAGAGAAGTGTTATTGAGGGTTATCAAAAGATTTGTAGAAAAAATACATCAATGTTCTCTCAAAAACATACCCCTTGCACTATAGCTCTGCCAACTTGTGGCAAAAGAATAGTGTTTGGCACTgtaaaacacaaaactaaaCATGAGCTAAACGAAGACGTCAAATGAAATTATGGAAGAACTTACAAGTCTTCAATGCCAAGTTATTGTTTCCGAACAGACATCCTTTTTGTCAATTCCCTCTTtgcctttttcttcaaaataactGCTTGAACTACTTTCATCATTATTGATAAAACATCTTTGCCTCCTTGATTTTTAAGTCATTCTGATATTCTAAATATTGCAGATATGGCAGGTATTGAACAACCAGTTGAAACTGAACAATTAGTTGAGAGTGAACAACCGTTAGTTATTGAACATTCAGTAGGTGAACAAAGTAAGTAGAAATCAAATGTGTGAGAAACTCAGTGTAAACGACATCATGTTTATATAACAGCATCTTTCTCATAGtctaaatgacaacacaccACACCTAAACCCAGTGTATTAATGAAATATTAGCCTTAAGTTGGAAACATTAGTTGGGGCACACAATCCTCTTGGGGACATCAAACTCATCCTAAAGTTAGGAAAACCAAACTCGGTCAAGCATTGGTGGGTCAGATCTAATAAAAACCAATCGATTAGAAAAGTATTattgagttttttttgttttttttattgtaaaaaattacattaatatTCTCATAAAAATATACCCCTTGCACTAGCTTTGCAAACTTGTGGCAAAAGAATAGTGTTTGGAACTGTAACACAAAACTAAGCATGAGCTAAACGAAGACatcaaataaaattatgttaGAACTTACAACATACCAAACCCTCATTTGAATATGAGTTAAGTCTTCAAAGCCAAGTTTCCTTTTGGAAAAGAAATCCTTGTTCTAAACCCTCTTTGCTTTCTTCTCATGATAACTGATTGTACTgcttttatcattattattattaataaaacataTTTTCCTCCTTGATTTCTAATGGTAGGTATTGAACAACCAGTTGATACTGAACAACTAGTGGATGAACAAGCAGGTGTTGAACCACCGTTAGTTATCGAACATACAGTAGCTGAACAAAGtgagtaaaaataacaaagataCGAGAAACTTAAAGTTAATGGCCTTTGTGTTGTTACCTCGGCAGAGTCTTTCTCCTCATAGTAGTGAAATATTCGCTTTAAGTTGGAAAAATCCAGAAGTTGCAAAACTTTTGTTCTGAGACTTAACTTAATTGACACCAGGGAAATAATCTCTTCCCGTAGGCCAAAACTATTGTGTTATGGGCCAAGGGCAAAAATTAGAAAGAACATTAGTTGCATGGGCAGACCATTTAAACGCCTTGGGGCACACCAAACCCAACCAAAGTGTGCAAAAACAAAACTCTTTCCAGCAATGTTGGACCAAAACCCCCCCCcaaccaaaaagaaaatgcatcACAAGGATTGATGCTTTCACAAAAAGAATTCTCTGTTTTTGCAAATTAATTGCGATCAAAATTATATCGTGGAAGAACTCTCTTTTGGATTGTTTTGAAGTATCAAAAAGCAAAGTTCTGaagttattttgttaaaacaaatttaaaacccaTCAAATTTGGCAACCGTCTTTTCTTTTTGTAGTGCATGctttcatcattattttttaatttagaaTTTAAGCCGACAGACAGCATCAATTGTCCAATTAATTGTGTTATTCTAACCTTTTTCTATATTATCCCTCTACCATGCTAGACTGTGCAGCTGTGAGTTGCATATCGCCATTACTCGCGCTTCCCCCTCTGTGCCGATGGATTGTTTTACCAGGGGAATGTTGTGCTAAGAATTTTGGACCTGATGGTATAGTGTGTGAAGAACGTAAGTTTTCGTCATACTCttgtgtgattttcttttttctcccCTTACATAAGGCCTTTGTTAGAACACCTTGTTGATGATTGTCATGAATAAAAGGTTGGACAAAGTCTCTCTGCTATACAACCGAATGGTAACTTGCCAGAAGTATTAAAAACCGAGATGGGCCTCAAGTTCTTTAAAAATTAGGAAGTTTATCCCGTTTTGGGTAATAAAGTAAAAACAGCTTGCACTAGAaccaatataataataataacaaaactacTAGGTTCGTCATGCATTTATGGTCATGTCCGTCTtgcagtgatgctcatggcgctacAACATTGAAACCTTTTAACAGTTGTGACAAAGTGTGAAAGATTTAACCTTGCTCCACCTAAGGGGCAGCCTATCAATGATGTGGCATTCAATACCAAGGTCTAACTGCTCAACTGTTATATTTCAGTAAGAAGAGAGGAAGTGTCTGTTCACCCAATATAAACCACATAAGAACTTGTAAATGccattaatgtttttatattttatttttgttactattttttgtttgtggtatTTTTCAGCTCTTTCTGATTGCCCTATTGCTGTGAGTGTCCCAGAATCCTGTCCTGATGATCTGTGTTTGAAGGCAACTTGCGAGAGTCACCCTGAAGCTAAATGTATCATCAGTCGTTGTGGAGGATGCTTTACCAAGTTCTTTGATGATGGGGGCACAGCCATTGAGGAATGCAACAAGGATTTTTCCGGTAAGTTTCTGTTGAAGCAAACTGAATTCTAAAATTTCTTTCAACAGCAACCccaatttgttttggtttttatgtttttatgtcTGCTTTCTACAGTTTTTTGGTgtaacaaaaatgaaatgactAAGTATCTAGGGGAAAAGATGACTCTAGACCATATAAATAGAGCCCAAGTATTTTGAGGTATCAGTGCAACTCAGTTCTGAGACAAATTATGGTCTTAGAACTGCAGTCCATTTTAtgacttttgtttttacatacTATAGGTCAAATTCgacaaatgagcagtcaatttcattcccatgcctctccagttgttaccgcgtttcaaattcagaattcggccattcaattacgttttgggtcgagtcgaatttctttagcactctgttcaatttagcgtagcgtcattctttttcgtgacacacacgcctcaagaagcgtctatgaatttgaatgctgctttaatgaatttttaaattgaatgattattttgttaattcgaatgacgcaacattacatttgactaatcccaaacgaaatcgaatgacccttttgatgagtagcattcgattttgtgcgaaatagaatagcttggtggttaaattggctgctcattttccgaaaccGAAAACCTATATATGGTTTAGTTGCAGTCTGAGTATTCTTTATGACAATTTGCTTTCAAATTCTACACCTAATAGATGGACCAGTAAAAAGTTAAGAAATAAAGCTAATAAGATAGACAAGGCTCCTTGCATGTGGtattaaatagctttgttttcTTGCAGGACACATAGCCCAGTCAAGTGGAATGTTTTCTGTGTGTTTCATTTATATAATTTACCACtctattgtaaataattatgtgCTTTAAGAGTTCTTTCTGGTTAAAGGCcgctgacactattggtaattactcaaaatagttatgagcataaaaccttactcggttacgagtaatgaggagaggttgattgtataaaacattgtgttttggaAATGGCTCCgaaatgaggtctcgaaatcaagcatctgaaagcacataagtttgtgtgacaatggagttattctttcattatctcgcaactacgatgaccaattgagctcaaattttcacaggtttgttattatatgcaattgttgagatacaccaagtgacaggactggtctttaacaatgaccaaaagtgtccatgtGTCTTTAAGTTTGGTGCAGTTTAAATAGGCCctagttgttgtttttaaagtgttttgttgatttgtttacaGATTTGATCACCTGTCCACCACTACCAGATTCCATGTCTTGTATTTCACCTCCTTGTGCATACGGGCAACATTGTAAAGCATATCCAGACGCTATTTGTCATTCCACTTACTGTAGCATAAAGTGCGGTCTTCCTGAGATATTCCATGATAAATACAACAACGAGATCAAGGATTGCTCTATTGGCAAGTGATAGTTTTTATCAGTATCTTATTGATTGAGATGTACATGTTCCAAAGTTGTTAATATAAACATGAGCTTGTCAGATGGTAGTTGACTGAATACTTTAATAAGTGTGGACAAAAACTAATTCTATTTTAAGAGTATAATTTCAGTTTTGTGTCTGCATCAAACAATGTTCAACCTTTATTTTCACAACTGGGGAACACAGATCATATTTTTGCAATTCTTTTCatgctttttttcttcaaggtaATAAGCATACTTTTGTATGTATCAATCAATATAggctaatgttttttttttaattttccattGTACTTCAGGACCGATGatgtaatgttttttaattctCGTTCTTCTTTTGTAGAGGGCTTCAAGAACAAATGTGAAGAAATGGGTCCCTGCAAAGATCCTCCAGAAGGCGTTCTTCCTATGTTCTGCCGATGGATTGTCCAACCAGAAGAGTGCTGCCCTCGGGATTATGGTCCTAATGGTTTTGTGTGTGAAGAGCGTAAGTCTTGCCTATTAACGTCAACCAATGTTGTTGATATCTGAAAGCTACGCAGAGACAGTGCGAAAGTCTCAGAATAAACAGctttaacaaataaatgtttaaattgATGGCAATTGTAAAGAGTCATAACTTTTTTGCATTCTCTGTACAGCAATATCAGCTTGCGGTGATGAAGTCAATACATTGCAACTAGACTGTCCAGATGACTTGTGCCAGAGAGCAACATGTGAGAACCACCCTGGTGCTAAATGTAAGATCAGTCACTGTGGAAAATGCCACACTGTCTTCTACAACTGCAATGGTAACAAGGTGGACTGTGgaaacaaccctgtgaaaagtGGTAAGACGCAAGAGTGGAACAATTCACTTAAAAGCATAAAAATTGAGTTATATTAAGtttaatttttcaaaagtttgagAGTTAAAAAACCCTCTTTACTTTAGGCCCATCTTCAAGATGTTATTAGTATATTCATCAATGTTTAATGCTAGACTAACCCTTCCTAACAGTTGGGTGAGGACAAGCCAGGTGAAGTGATATTTCCTCGAGACGTCTCCGTCATTGAATGTATCACACAAGTTTTACctgtttgaaaacaatttctCTTCTTGTAAAGCTAGCTGCTGCCTTCCTTCATTGTCCCCCAAAAGCATTAACCCCTTAAATAAATTAGAGCGGATAGCTATAAACGTGTTGTCTGCATGGGTGTACATACATATTTTAGAACACAAATTCAGTTGGGACTGCATGGTGTAGTGTCGATGCCATGGAAGTTGGGAGGCATTCAACCTTTCCTAGGTTTTGTGAAGTTGACCTTTattaaaacttaaaggcagtggacactattggtaattgtcatagccttcacagttattgtatctcaacatgtgcataaaatagcaaatctgtgaaaatttgagctcaatcggttgtcgaagttgggagataataatgaaagaaaaataacccttgtcacacgaagttgtgtgcgtttagatggttgatttcgagacctcaagttctaaatctgaggtcttgaaatcaaattcgtggaaaattacttggtcttgaaaactatggcactgcagagggagccgtttttcataatgttttataccatcaacttctcaccattactcgtcaacaagaaaggttttgtgccaaattattttttgagtaattaccaatagtgtccactgcctttaagaaaagtcCCATTAACTCGTCTTAACACGAAATGGTCTATTATTTTGCTGAGTATAGGTCGCTCTTTGATACTGAGGTTGTCATCTTAATGTTTCTTTTCAGATACATTCTGCCCAACAAACTTTTGGGGGAGGTGTGCGGAACCTGCGTGTCCAATTCCCCCACCACCACAGCCTGGGTTGATATGTCCCAGGTGCTTCTTAGACTGGTGTGATTCTTGCAAGGCATACAACTATAATGCAGAGTTTAAACTAATGGATTGTGACAATGAATCTTGCCACTGTACAATGTCACAAGGTAAAGCTTTGCATGAGGTTCAACATGAATGGAATCATAAAACCAATAACCCCTATCTCTCTTTTCATGAACATGTTTCGTTGCATCACTCACAGTGAGTTAAAGGGAGCACGAGCAGACACCGTTTATAATGGTTGCTGGAAAGAAAGTGTGCAtctttccaataacagtaaaaTAAAATTGCTATTACGCGTTCTCTTCAAGTTGGAATGAAAAGATATGAAACGCCAAACACCTGCCCTATGGTGCTGATGAAAAAGTGTCAAGTTTACAAATCAAACTGCAAAACCCGAGACAAGGGAATTTCACGCTTTTGTGACATAAATGCCACAGCTTGGTTTTATTTGTGACTGGGCTAAAAACAGTTCCCAGATACCAATTCTATTGTTTTAATgtcaaagtgaaaaaaaaaagaagggaaaataGGTGGGGCACATCATCCACTTGGGGACACCAAGAGCAGGCAAACCAAAGTCGGCAAAGACCAATGTGTTTGACGTTTAACAACAAATTGTAGAAAAGGTGaatcaatattttcacaaaAACATATCCCTTGCACTtgcttagccttgctcaaggcagtcgcattattcgctccgaaaagacgccactgtaaacccacccgtttagcgtgtgcgtggtgcgtgccatcacaccgcatgacccacccgtatacacactgttgCATCGTACGACtgctgtgcacacaagtcatctgcactcgtaccactaaccgcattcagaggccgtcaggccgacagccttgtcgggtctgtaacttccgggtttaatgtgttgtattgaaaaatttccaatAGTGGAAAAAACTGGGGGGgttctcggatatgctagtatgcagccatgaatatgtatatctttcgtcagacctatcagacaacacaggatgtgaggcagatgaattattcattttgacggcCAATCACGCACACCTATCATGCTTGCTGAGCGTCCtcggtggtggtgtgtgatgtagacatgtctcatctttcgcgggcattatgttaatgagctgaccgtgggaactcttcgcttattgtagtaatgaggtcagtggcttcaacacatgcggatagtgtacaggGGCAttgtgtcgtgcgatgttacgcacagtgaatacgggtggttTTTATACAGTGGCGGTCTTTTCTCGGAGTGAAtcattcgactgccttgagcaaggctagcacTTGCTTCGCAAATTTGTGGCAAAGTAATAGTGTTTATATTATTAGGGTCTTCAAAGCCATTTTTTTCCGAAAAGACATCCTTTTTCGCCAACCCTATTTGCTTTTCTTCTAAAGATAACTGCTTGTACTGCTCTTATCATTGTTGTTATCAATAAAACAGTTTTGCCTCCTTGATTTCTAAAGTCATTCTAAGGCATATTGCATATTTTGCAGTTATTGAACAACCAGTTGACAATGAACAACTAGTGGATGAACAAGAAGATAGCGAACAACCAATAGTTATGGAGCATTCAGTAGGTGACAAAAGTGAGTCTTTCTTTTACTCTAAATGACAACATaacagtggtttttttttatatgaaatgTAAGCCTTAAGTTGGAAAGAAGTTAGAAAGGAGTAAAATGCAGAAGATACAACCTTTTGAATTGAAATATATGTTTTTCCGACAAAATGCCACAGCTTATACATCTATTTGTAATTCAGCAAGAAATAATTTATTCCTGTGAGCCATTCTAACGGGTGCCCATATGGGTGTGGGTTATGGGAATATTCCCGTTATGGGGCCTATATGGGCTAGACCATATTGGCAAAATATATCGAGTGACTCATAAATGGGTATTATATCAGGAACATATTGGCAATCTCATATGGGCAGAATTCATAAGGCCCCTATGGGTATACAGTTATTAATGGTTTTTTAttcatcaatattttttataaaaggggGTAACAGGTGGTCAATCCCATTATGGGCAGAATATGGAGTTGCCCATGTGGGCAGAATAAGCAGTAGCCCATATGGGTATCATAAGAGGGAAAAGCATGGACTAGCCTGTATGGGCAGTAGGCACTGGCACAGGGTTTCT
This Asterias amurensis chromosome 21, ASM3211899v1 DNA region includes the following protein-coding sequences:
- the LOC139953145 gene encoding uncharacterized protein, which gives rise to MGPCEDPPAGVLPANSLCRWIVQPEECCPWDFGPNGFVCEEPISACGDGVNTVQLDCPDNLCQRATCENHPGAKCKISHCGKCHTVFYDNDGNKVDCGNNPVESDTYCPRNEWGRCSEPACPIPILPLPGLILICPRCFLDWCDSCKAYNFDAEFKLMDCDKESCKCTMLIKGTEQPADIEQPVVSEQEDSEPPIVMEHSVDKQNMAGIEQPVETEQLVESEQPLVIEHSVGEQSIEQPVDTEQLVDEQAGVEPPLVIEHTVAEQNCAAVSCISPLLALPPLCRWIVLPGECCAKNFGPDGIVCEEPLSDCPIAVSVPESCPDDLCLKATCESHPEAKCIISRCGGCFTKFFDDGGTAIEECNKDFSDLITCPPLPDSMSCISPPCAYGQHCKAYPDAICHSTYCSIKCGLPEIFHDKYNNEIKDCSIEGFKNKCEEMGPCKDPPEGVLPMFCRWIVQPEECCPRDYGPNGFVCEEPISACGDEVNTLQLDCPDDLCQRATCENHPGAKCKISHCGKCHTVFYNCNGNKVDCGNNPVKSDTFCPTNFWGRCAEPACPIPPPPQPGLICPRCFLDWCDSCKAYNYNAEFKLMDCDNESCHCTMSQVIEQPVDNEQLVDEQEDSEQPIVMEHSVGDKMIH